The Bacteroidales bacterium genome contains a region encoding:
- the tatA gene encoding twin-arginine translocase TatA/TatE family subunit: MSGPEIFIIIVVALMLFGAEKLPDIAKSVGRGMRDFKKATDDIKREFESSTVDIRKDLNDVKDSLSKDVSDISDKITRDVNDVSESIQNDMNDVASSVRQEMNDTAENIQSEMNDVAQNIESGMNEVQDNIQKDANEMSDGYYKEIND; encoded by the coding sequence ATGAGCGGACCCGAAATATTTATAATTATAGTTGTTGCCTTGATGCTTTTCGGCGCAGAGAAATTACCTGATATAGCGAAGAGCGTTGGAAGAGGTATGCGGGATTTTAAAAAGGCCACTGATGATATAAAAAGGGAATTTGAATCCAGCACTGTAGATATAAGGAAAGATTTAAATGATGTTAAAGATTCCCTCTCAAAAGATGTTTCAGATATTTCTGATAAAATAACGAGGGATGTAAACGATGTGAGCGAATCAATCCAGAATGATATGAATGATGTAGCTTCTTCAGTCCGCCAGGAAATGAATGATACAGCTGAAAATATTCAGTCGGAAATGAATGATGTTGCTCAAAACATCGAATCGGGAATGAATGAGGTGCAGGATAATATTCAGAAAGATGCAAATGAAATGTCTGACGGATATTACAAAGAGATAAATGATTAG